TAAAAGGAGCTACCAGCGATAGTGGGAGAACGCCTTGTTGGCATCCGCCATGCGATGGGTGTCTTCCCGCTTCTTGACCGCGCCACCACGCCCCTCGGCGGCTTCCGAGAGCTCGCCCGCCAGGCGTTGACGCATGGTCTTCTCACCGCGCCCCTTGGCGGCGGCGATGATCCAGCGCATGGACAGGGCCAGGCGGCGCCCCGGGCGCACCTCGATGGGCACCTGGTAGGTCGAGCCGCCGACGCGGCGGGACTTCACCTCGACCGCCGGCTTGACGTTCTCGACGGCGCGCTTGAAGACCTTCATGGGATCGTCGCCGGAGCGCTCGCCGATGGACTCAAGGGCATCGTAGAGAATGCGCTCGGCCACCGCCTTCTTACCGTCCTCCATCAGGACGTTCACGAACTTGGTGACCAACTGCGAGTTGTAGACCGGATCGGCAAGGATCTCGCGCTTGGGGACTTCACGTCTTCTCGGCATCGCTTGACTCCAGTTCCTAGGCCTTCGGACGCTTCGCGCCGTACTTCGAGCGACCCTGACGGCGACCGTCGACGCCAACGGCGTCCAAGGTGCCACGGATCACGTGATAGCGAACACCGGGCAGATCCTTCACACGACCGCCACGAATCAGGACGATCGAGTGCTCCTGCAGGTTGTGGCCCACACCCGGGATATAAGTCGTCACCTCGATGCCGTTGGTCAACCGCACACGGGCCACCTTACGCAGCGCCGAGTTCGGCTTCTTCGGCGTCTGGGTATAGACGCGCACGCAAACACCGCGACGCTGCGGGCAAGCTTGCAGAGCCGGGCTCTTCGTCTTCGACTTGATGCGCTGGCGGCCCTTGCGCACCAGCTGTTGAATCGTAGGCATGCGTCAGCTCTCCTCGGCCTCATGGAACTCCATGAAGCATGTCGAGGCCTGCGCACGGCTCCGTGAGCCTTACGCGGCCCCACTTTCGACCTACCCTGGCTCAGCGGCTCAGGGACTGTCCGAAGACGAAAAAGTCACCACGGTCCCCGGGCGGGGACCCTCGGTGCGAAAACTCGCCGAGAGTAGCAAAGGCGTCGAAGCCCCGTCAACCTCTCGGTTGCCGGCCTGTCGATAGGACCGACGTGAGGGCGGAGTATAGCGGCACCCAACGGGTCCCGCAAGCGTTTTCATCCCGCCTTTTCAGGCCCCCGTCGCCTGAACACCCGTATCGTGCAGGCTCCCCTTGGCCGGGTGTCCCCGAGACGGCGGCTCGTGCCCTCACCACTTACCCCCGCGAAGATCGCCCAATAGCCCAGGCATCGCAGTCCGGTAGACGGGAGAGCGTCGGCGAACGAGCACGGGGCACAGTCTGTCCGAGCAGAAGAGGGACCACACAGAGGAGTCCCTCATCTACCCCACAGAGCCCCGAAAGCGATCCCGGCCGAGCGAGTTATGAGCCCCGAGCGCAGTCTGTCCGAGCAGAAGGGGGACCTCGGAGGGGAGTCCCTCATCTACCCCACAGGGCCCCGAACGCGATCCCGGCCGAGCGAGTTACGAGGCCCGAGCGCAGTCGACGACGCCCTCTCGGCGGAGCCATGCCAGAACCTCTCTTTGGTCAGCGCTTCAGATCCTCGTAAGAACCGTCGGCGACCACCTCCAGAGCTCTGTCCAAAGCCGGAGCCCGGTTTGACCAGCTGTAGCGCGCCATCGCCCGACGCCCCCGATCGCGATCGCCCTGCCAAAGCGAGCCACCGCGATGGCGCCCCTCGAGCTCGACCAGCCGCTGCGCCAGGCGCTCACCCTCGTCCTCCGGGATCCCCGAGCCATAGAAAGAGTCGGCACCGAAATCAGCGAACACCTCCGGATAGGCCAATCGCCGCGGCAGCAGCGGGAAGGCGCCAGCAGCCACCGCCTCGACGGCGCTCAGGCCGAAGAACTCGTGGCGCGCCGTCGACACGAAGACATCCGCCTCGGCGAGAGCTCGCTGGTATGCCTCGCGCTCCTCCAGCCAGCCCCAGTGACGAATACGCCCTCCCCAACGCTGGCGAGCCTGCTCGAACACCGGCGGCTGATCGCGAAAGCTCTCGCCCAGCACCGAGAGCTCGAGGTCGGCACCGGCGTCGAGGGCGGCCTCGACCCCCGCGAAGAAGGTCTCCGGAGCCTTGTCGTGCTCCCACCGCGCTGCCCACAGAACGCGCAGCGGTGAGCCGTCAGACCGGCGCTCCAGCGCCCAAGGCTCGGCGATCCCCGGAGGCTCGACGCGCAGACGCGAGGCGAGGCCGGCGAGGGAGCCCAAGGGCTGATGATCTGGAAAGCGCCGCAGCCAGCCATCCCAGGCCGCCATCAGCTCATCGCGATGAAAGGCGGAGTTGAACCACAGCTCGCGGGCCGCCAGAGCGCTGGTCAAGTTGGTGAAGGCGAAGTGACCATCGCCCTCATGCCCCCGGCGCACCGGATAGGTGAGCTGATTCTCGTGGAAGTAGAGCACCGCCGGCACCGCCGCCAGCAGCGGGACCAGGCCCCGGAAGGTCGCCAGGTCGAGCATGTCGCTCGCCAACAGCACGTCCCATCGCTGAGCCGGCAGATCGCGCCAGCGCTCCGCGAAGGTGACCGGAGCATGGCGCATGCGCCACTTCCACTTGTAGGCCGGCAGTGTGAGCAGAGTCCATCGATGCCGGCTGTGGTCCCGCCAACCGTCGAGGAAGGCGCGATGACTGCCGCCGTAGTAGGGCTCGAGAGCGAGCACCCGCAGGGAACGGTCAGGGCTCGTCAGCGGATGGCTCCTCGGCAGGACCTCCGGGCTGGGGATCGCCAGGCGCAGCCGCCTCGCGACCAGACGGCAGGCCTTCTCCCTCCTCCACTGCCTGCTCTTGCGCCGACCCTGTGGGCGCCGGCGCCCCGAGGATCTCGCGCAGCGTCTGCCAGCGATAACCGGAGGGCTCCTCCGCCGCCATCAGATCCTCGAGCAGGGGGCCGACGAAGGCCGGTACCGGCTGGTTCGCCGCCGTCGCCACCGCCGCCATCGCCACCAGCCACTGCATCCAGCCGCGGTAGCCTTCTTGCCGAAACCAAGACTCGCCATCGAAGCGGTGGAGCTGTAGCAGACGACGGACGGCAGCGTCCTCGATCCACCGGTCGACCATCGCCAGGGGGCCGGAGCGAGGAGCCGAGCCTTGCCACCACTGGCGCCGATCGGCGAACAGGCGCAGAGCAGCGACGGTGGACTCGTCGGTGCCGGCGAGCAGGTCTTCGAGCACTGGCACGAGGAGGCCATCATCGAGCAAGTCGCGGCCGCGCGCCGGAGCGATGACGGACAGCGGCTCGACGACCGCCCATAGGCGAAGGGCCCGCTGGTCGGCCCCGGCGTCCTGGCTCCGCCAGCGCTCCGTCGCTTCGTCGCCAGCCCCAAGCCGGTTCACGGCTCGCAGATTCTCACGTCCCCGCACCACCGCCCGATTCACCCCATCGCCCCCACCGGGCGGCATCGACTCCCCCACCGGGGCGACCCGGTCGACCTCCTGGGAGGGCCCCAGAGGCGGGGCGCTCTCGGTGTCAGCAGCATCGATGTCGCCAATCGCATCGCCACCGATCGCAGCGTCATCGGCCTTCCGACTCGCAGTGGCGCTCAGCGCCGCCGCGGCATAGGCCGCGGTCATCGCCGCGACCAGCTCCGGCCCATCCGCCTCGGGCTCCGCCAAAACCCGCTCCAGTAGTAGGGAGAAGGGCTCGCGCAGAGGAGACCCCCGTCGCCGCCGGATCGCCGATTCGACGTCATCCACGGCATCGCCGTCGAGGGCCTCGGCGAGCTCGCGATAGCGACCATCGAGGTCTCGGACACAGCGAAAATCACCGTAGACGCGGGCTTCATAGGAGCCCAGGCGGGCTTCGAGCCCGTCCTCCGCGAGACGTTGCGCCGAGATCAGCCGCTCACCGCCGGCGACCAGATCCCGGAAGATCCAGTAGCGATCCGGGCGCGGCGTGATGGCGAGGGCTTCCCCGAGGGTCTCGCGCCGGGGCTTCTCGCCCTCGCGATCAACGAAGGGCACACTGCGGCTCACCCGCCCACGGGTCTCGCCGGCCCGGTGGTGGACCCAGACCACCACTCGCTCCTCGCCCTGGCGATTGACGAAGGCGAAGACGTTGCGATCGTGGCCTGCGGCGGTGGCGAACTCCAGCAGCCGAAACTGCTCGACTTCGGCGAACAAGCGCCGACGCGCCAGCAGCGGCGTGATGACGCGATCGTGGTGAGCCACCAGACCGGGATCCGGGGCCTCGTCGCGAAAGCTCCGCCGATATTCCATGCCGTACTTCTCGCTCAACCCCTCCCATTGACCGTGCCCGAACAGCGGCAGCCCCGGCAGCGTGACCAGCAGCACGCAGGCGGCGAAGTACTTGTCCTGCTGACCAAACTGCTCGACGGCGGTTTCTTCGTCGGGATTGGAGAGGAAGTTGACGTGGCGCTGCAGGATTCCGGGCTCGAACTCGAGGATCTTCTCGAGGGAGCGATGGAGCTTGTCGTTCTCCTCGGCTCGCAGCATGTGCATGAAGGCGCTGTTGTACACCCGATGCATCCCTAAGCTGCGAACGAAATAGCTCTCCATCAACCAGAAGGCCTCGGCCAGCAGCAGCGTGTCCGGCGCCTCTTCGGCGACCCGATCAACCACCCGACGCCAGAACTCCTCCGGCATCAGGCGCTGAAAGTCCTCGTCTTCGAGGGCGAACTCGGCACGGCTCGGGATGTCGCCACCGTGCCCCGGCAGGGGATACCAGAGACGCTGAATATGACGCTTCGCCAAGGTCATGGCGGCATCGAAGCGAATCACCGGGAAGCGACCGGCGACCTCCAGGATGAGCTCGATCACCGCCTCCTGCACCGCCGGCTGGAGATAGTCGAGCTGGGCGGTGTCGTTCCACGGCGTCACGGTGCCGTCATTGCCGTGGTAGAGGTAGCGCACCTCGTCGCGCTGGCGATCGACCCGCCGAAAGACCACCGCCGCGTCGCTGCGGTCCCAATAGCCATCCTCGAGATAGAGCCCGACGGCGGGGTTCGACGACAGGTCCGGACCCTCGAAGGTGTAGTTGGGAAAGGGACAGTCGGGGCGGGTCAAAAAGCGCTCCGGAAAGCGCTGCACCCAGTCGGAATCGATGCCGAAATGATTCGGCACCATGTCGCATGCCAGGCGCAAACCGCGCTGCCAGGCACGCTCTCGCAGATCGTCGAGGGCGGCCTCACCGCCGAGCTCGTCGGCGACCTCGTAGGCATAGACGGCGTAGGCGGAGGCTCCCGCCGCCGGATTGCCGGCGCGGTGCTTGATCGTTCGGGAAGCGGCGCTGCGCTGCCAGACGCCGATCAGCCAGAGACCGGTGAAGCCTCGCTCCGCCAGCCGATCGAGCTCGTCGTCGGGGATCCCGTCGAGGGTGGTGATGTCGCGCTTCCAGGTCTGCGAAAGCTGGTGCAGCCAGACCAGGACGTTCTTCGCCACCAAGACCAGCTCGGGCATCCAGCGGCGGTCGGCGCTGAAGCGCTCCTCCCCTTCCTGCAGCGCTTCGAGGCTGACTTCCGGCGGCGGAGGTGGCGGGCCGCCGTGGACGAACACCGGCCGCTCCTCCTCACGCAGCACGTCGAGAGCCAGGAGCTGAGCACTCGCCTGTTCCGCAGTCCCCGCTTCGAAACCGGTCACCAGCTCGAGCTGATCGCGCAGCGAAGCCGGCACCTGGCGCTGGGGACGCTGGCAATGGTCCCAAAGGCTCTCGCCGTCGAGGGGCGGGAGCTGGACGAAGAGCTCCTCGAGGCTCGCCACCATGGCGCCGTAACCGGTCGCCTCCTCGAGCTCCTGATCGTCGAACAGGTCCCGCAGGTCGGCCATCGCGGGATTGCGATTGACCAGCCAGAGCTGCAGCACGGCGGCAAGATCGACGAAATCGTCACCGGCCGGCTCCGAAACGCCATCGGCCTCGACCTGTGGTCGCGGCGGCTCGCCACCCCCGAAGAGCTCGCGAAAGCGCTCCAGCATCGCCGCCACCGCGCGCGGCCCGAAACGATCCTCGAGCCAGGCATGGGCTCGGCGCCAGAGCTCGCCGTCGACCTGATGGACATAGTGATCGAACAGCCGCTCCGACCAGCGCTGGAGCTCGAAGAGGGCATAGAGCAGGCCGGC
The sequence above is a segment of the Acidobacteriota bacterium genome. Coding sequences within it:
- the rpsG gene encoding 30S ribosomal protein S7, whose translation is MPRRREVPKREILADPVYNSQLVTKFVNVLMEDGKKAVAERILYDALESIGERSGDDPMKVFKRAVENVKPAVEVKSRRVGGSTYQVPIEVRPGRRLALSMRWIIAAAKGRGEKTMRQRLAGELSEAAEGRGGAVKKREDTHRMADANKAFSHYRW
- the rpsL gene encoding 30S ribosomal protein S12 translates to MPTIQQLVRKGRQRIKSKTKSPALQACPQRRGVCVRVYTQTPKKPNSALRKVARVRLTNGIEVTTYIPGVGHNLQEHSIVLIRGGRVKDLPGVRYHVIRGTLDAVGVDGRRQGRSKYGAKRPKA
- a CDS encoding DUF3524 domain-containing protein, coding for MLALEPYYGGSHRAFLDGWRDHSRHRWTLLTLPAYKWKWRMRHAPVTFAERWRDLPAQRWDVLLASDMLDLATFRGLVPLLAAVPAVLYFHENQLTYPVRRGHEGDGHFAFTNLTSALAARELWFNSAFHRDELMAAWDGWLRRFPDHQPLGSLAGLASRLRVEPPGIAEPWALERRSDGSPLRVLWAARWEHDKAPETFFAGVEAALDAGADLELSVLGESFRDQPPVFEQARQRWGGRIRHWGWLEEREAYQRALAEADVFVSTARHEFFGLSAVEAVAAGAFPLLPRRLAYPEVFADFGADSFYGSGIPEDEGERLAQRLVELEGRHRGGSLWQGDRDRGRRAMARYSWSNRAPALDRALEVVADGSYEDLKR
- a CDS encoding alpha-amylase family glycosyl hydrolase — encoded protein: MYFPFSREIRRRLEIAPDFIGDLAASRQLARRLDHDRQVALHPERGVRAGLLYALFELQRWSERLFDHYVHQVDGELWRRAHAWLEDRFGPRAVAAMLERFRELFGGGEPPRPQVEADGVSEPAGDDFVDLAAVLQLWLVNRNPAMADLRDLFDDQELEEATGYGAMVASLEELFVQLPPLDGESLWDHCQRPQRQVPASLRDQLELVTGFEAGTAEQASAQLLALDVLREEERPVFVHGGPPPPPPEVSLEALQEGEERFSADRRWMPELVLVAKNVLVWLHQLSQTWKRDITTLDGIPDDELDRLAERGFTGLWLIGVWQRSAASRTIKHRAGNPAAGASAYAVYAYEVADELGGEAALDDLRERAWQRGLRLACDMVPNHFGIDSDWVQRFPERFLTRPDCPFPNYTFEGPDLSSNPAVGLYLEDGYWDRSDAAVVFRRVDRQRDEVRYLYHGNDGTVTPWNDTAQLDYLQPAVQEAVIELILEVAGRFPVIRFDAAMTLAKRHIQRLWYPLPGHGGDIPSRAEFALEDEDFQRLMPEEFWRRVVDRVAEEAPDTLLLAEAFWLMESYFVRSLGMHRVYNSAFMHMLRAEENDKLHRSLEKILEFEPGILQRHVNFLSNPDEETAVEQFGQQDKYFAACVLLVTLPGLPLFGHGQWEGLSEKYGMEYRRSFRDEAPDPGLVAHHDRVITPLLARRRLFAEVEQFRLLEFATAAGHDRNVFAFVNRQGEERVVVWVHHRAGETRGRVSRSVPFVDREGEKPRRETLGEALAITPRPDRYWIFRDLVAGGERLISAQRLAEDGLEARLGSYEARVYGDFRCVRDLDGRYRELAEALDGDAVDDVESAIRRRRGSPLREPFSLLLERVLAEPEADGPELVAAMTAAYAAAALSATASRKADDAAIGGDAIGDIDAADTESAPPLGPSQEVDRVAPVGESMPPGGGDGVNRAVVRGRENLRAVNRLGAGDEATERWRSQDAGADQRALRLWAVVEPLSVIAPARGRDLLDDGLLVPVLEDLLAGTDESTVAALRLFADRRQWWQGSAPRSGPLAMVDRWIEDAAVRRLLQLHRFDGESWFRQEGYRGWMQWLVAMAAVATAANQPVPAFVGPLLEDLMAAEEPSGYRWQTLREILGAPAPTGSAQEQAVEEGEGLPSGREAAAPGDPQPGGPAEEPSADEP